A region of the Candidatus Methylomirabilota bacterium genome:
CAAGGCGTTCCTCAACCTGATCCTCAACGGGCTGGAGGCGCTCGGGGGCAATGGCCGCCTCAGCGTCAGCCTGGCCTACGCCGGCGAGACGCAGTCCGTCACCGTGGGCATCGACGACACCGGCGCCGGCATGACCGAGGAGGTCCTGGTGCGCGCCTTCGATCTGTTCTTCACTACCAAGCCGGAGGGGACGGGGCTGGGGATGGCTATCTCCCGCTCGGTCATCGACCTGCACGGGGGCGAGCTGGGCATCCAGAGCTCGCCCGGGCAGGGCACCCGCGTCCGCATCCGCCTGCCGGTGGGCGCGCCATCGCGCGGCGAGGCGGCGGAGGGTCGGTGAGGCAGGGCCGCACGATCCTCGTCGTCGACGACGAACCGACCATCGTCGACGGGCTGCGCATGACGCTGGAGGCCGAGGGCTACGCGGTTCGCATCGCCGGCAGCGTGGAGACGGCCCTGGCCGCGCTGGCCCAGCTCGAGGCTCACATGGCGATCGTGGACCTCATGCTCCCCGACGGGGACGGTATCGCGCTCACCCGCGAGCTCAAGAAGCGCGATCCCTCGCTCGAGGTGATCATCATCACCGCCTACGGATCGGTGCGCCGGGCGATGGAGGCCACCAAGGGAGCGGGGGCCTTTCACGTGCTGGAAAAGCCCTTCGATCCCGAGGAGGTGCTGGGGCTGGTCAGGAACGCCCTGGAACACCGCAAGCTGCTGGCCGAGAACACGGATCTCCGGCGACGGCTGGGCGAGCAGACGGCCGACAGCGAGATCCTGTTCGAGGCGCCCTGCATGCAGCGGGTCATGGAGACCGTGTCGGCCGTGGCCGACGCCGACGCCAACGTGCTCCTCATCGGCGAGAGCGGCACCGGCAAGGAGCTGATCGCCAACGCGCTGCACGAGCGCAGCCGGCGCCGTGACGGACCGTGGGTGAAGATCAACTGCGCGGCTCTGCCCAAGGACCTCATCGAGTCGGAGCTGTTCGGCCACACCCGCGGCTCGTTCACCGGGGCCACCGCCGAGAAGCCCGGCCTCCTGGAGGAGGCCCACCGGGGCTCCCTGCTGCTCGACGAGATCACGGAGATGCCCTTCGATCTCCAGGCCAAGCTCCTGCGGGTCCTGGAGGAGCGCATCGTGCGGCGCATCGGCGGCACCAAGGCGGTCAACGTCGACTTCCGCCTGATCTCGTCGACCAATCGCAACGCCGAGGCCGTCGTGAAGGAGGGCGGTCTGCGCCAGGACCTCTACTTCCGGATCAACACCGTTACCATCCAGGTGCCCCCCCTGCGCGAGCGCCGGGACGACATCCCGCTGCTGGTCCGGTCCTTCTTCGAGCGCTACGTGCGGAAGCACGCCCGGCCCATGGAGGGCATCGAGCCCGAGGCCTACCGCCGGCTCATGAACTATCCCTGGCCGGGCAACGTGCGCGAGCTCCAGCACGCCATCGAGCATGCAATTCTGGTATCCCGGGGGCAGCAGATCACCCTGGCCGATCTGCCCGAGAGCGTCCAGCGGGCCGGCGGCGGCGCCGCGGCGATCGCGCCCTCGGAAGTGCCGTCGGGCTCGCTGGAGGAGATCGAGCGGGCCTCCATCCTCAAGGCCCTGGAGACGACCCGTTGGAACAAGCAGGCGGCGGCGGCGTTGCTGGGCCTGCGGCGGCCGACCCTCTACTCCAAGATGCGCAAGCACGGCATCCCCCAGCGCCCCGGCTAGCCCGGGCAGTTCAAAACTCGGGCAGCAGCCCGCCGCGTGCCTAATCGATAGGCAACGGCGTCCGGCTGAGTTCCCGCTAAGTCGCCGAAAACACGAGGCTCTACATTCTCCGAGACAGGCACACGCGTTGCTTTGATGCTCGACTCCTGGAGGGCTGGCGATGAAAAAGATCGAGGCGGTGATCAAGCCGTTCAAGCTCGACGACGTCAAGGAAGCGCTGACTGGCATCGGCGTGATCGGCATGACGGTATCGGAGGTCCGGGGGTTCGGCCGCCAGAAGGGCCACACCGAGCTCTACCGGGGCGGCGAGTACACCGTCGACTTCCTTCCCAAGATCAAGGTCGAGGTCGTCGTGCCCGACCACCTGGCTGGCAAGGTGGCCGACGTCATCGCCGGGGCCGCCAAGACCGGGAACATCGGAGACGGCAAGATCTTCATCTGCCCGGTCGAAACAGCGATCCGGATCCGTACCGGCGAGCGCGACGAGAATGCGCTCTAGCCACGAGCCTGGCTGCCCGCCGGGCCGGACCCGACGGCGAGCCCAGAGGAGGGGGTTGACCGTGACGCGACTGACACTCGCATTCGCAGTGGTGGTGGTCCTGATGGGGGCGGTCGTCGCATCCGCCCAGCAACCGGCGGCGCCGCCGGCGAGCCCGACGGCCTCCGCTCCGGCGGCCGAGGCGCCCAAGGCAGCCGAGGCGCCCAAGATCGACAAGGGCGACACGGCGTGGGTGCTCACATCGTCGCTCCTCGTCCTCATGATGACCGCGCCCGGCCTGGCCCTCTTCTACGCGGGGATGGTTCGCCAGAAGAACTCCCTGGCCACGCTGATGCACTGCTTCATCATCGCCGCGCTGATCTCCGTGCAGTGGGTCCTGTGGGGCTACAGCCTGGCCTTCGGCCCCGACAAGGGCGGCATCGTAGGGGGTCTGGAGTGGATCGGCCTGCGTGGCGTGGGCTCCGAGCCGTTCCCCACCTATGCGGGGACCATACCCCATCAGGCGTTCATGATCTTCCAGATGATGTTCGCCATCATCACGCCCGCCCTGATCGTCGGCGCGTTCGCCGAGCGGATGAAGTTCTCGGCGCTCATCCTGTTCACGCTGCTGTGGGCCACGTTCGCCTACGACCCCCTGGCCCACTGGGTGTGGGGCGACGGCGGCTGGCTCAAGAAGCTGGGCGCGCTGGACTTCGCGGGGGGGACGGTCGTTCACATTTCCTCGGGCGTCTCCGCGTTGGTCTGCGCGCTGGTGATCGGCCGCCGACGCGGCTACGCCCACCAGCCGATGCCGCCCCACAGCTTGCCGCTCACGGTGACCGGCGCGGCCCTGCTCTGGGTGGGGTGGTTCGGCTTCAACGCCGGCAGCGCCCTGGCCGCCGACGGCCTGGCGGCCAGCGCCTTCCTGGCCACCAACACGGCGGCCGCGGCGGCGGCCCTGGGCTGGATGTTCACGGAGTGGCTCACGCGGGGCAAGCCCACGGTGCTCGGGGCGGCGTCGGGCGCCGTGGCCGGTCTGGTCGCCATCACGCCGGCCGCCGGCTTCGTGGGACCCGTCGCGTCGATCATCATCGGGGCGATCGGCGGCGCCCTGTGCTACAGCGCCTGCAACTTCAAGGCGCGCCTGGGCTACGACGACTCGCTGGACGTCGTGGGCGTGCACGGAGTGGGCGGGACGTGGGGCGCTATCGCCACCGGCCTGTTCGCCTCCAAGGCGGTCAACGCCGCCGGCGGCGACGGGCTGTTCTACGGCAACCCCGGCCAGCTGATGACTCAGGTCCTGGCGGTGCTGGCCACGTTCGTCCTGGCCGTCGTCATCACCGTCATCGTCCTCAAGGTCGTGGACGCGCTGGTCGGGCTCCGGGTCAGCGAAGAGGACGAGGTGGCGGGGTTGGACCTCTCCCAGCACTCCGAGACCGCCTATACGTTGGGCGGGGGCTCGTACGGCGAGTTCTCGAGCGGCGGGGCCATGGCCGAGGCCATGCGGGCGGCGGAAGCCAAGGTACGGACGGCCCATTGAGGCCGGAGGTGCCTTGATTTTGCGCGCGTAGTTCACTAAGGTAGCGCGGTCCGGCGGCGCCGCACGGCGCCGCCGGGGCCTCGTCAAACTCAACAAGAGGAGAAGGATCGCATGACCCCGAAGGATGTCCTCAAGCTCGCCAAGGAGAAAGGCGCCAAGATCGTCGATCTCCGCTTCATCGACTTGCCGGGGCTCTGGCAGCATTTCTCGATCCCCATCTCCGAGCTCAACGAGGGCATCTTCGAGGACGGGCTCGGCTTCGACGGCTCGTCGATCCGCGGCTTCCAGACCATCGACGAGTCCGACATGCTGCTCATGCCCGATCCGGCCACGGCCGCCATGGACCCGTTCACGGCGGTGGCGACCCTCGTGCTCATCTGCAACGTCAAGGACCCCGTGACGGGCAAGGCCTACACCCGGGATCCGCGCTACGTGGCCCAGAAGGCCGAGGCGTACGTGAAGAAGAGCGGCGTGGGCGACACCGTCTACATCGGGCCAGAGCTCGAGTTCTTCTTCTTCGACTCGATCCGCTTCGACCAGTCGTACAACTCCGGCTACTACTTCATCGACTCCGAGGCCGGCTTCTGGAATTCCGGCAAGGAAGGCCCGGCGGACAATCCCAACCTGGGCTACAAGCCGCGCTACAAGCAGGGCTACTTCCCGGTGCCGCCGATGGACAAGTTCCAGGACATCCGCTCGGACATGGTGCTGGCCCTGGAGAGCGTGGGCGTCCGCGTCGAGGTGCACCACCACGAGGTGGCG
Encoded here:
- a CDS encoding sigma-54 dependent transcriptional regulator, with the protein product MRQGRTILVVDDEPTIVDGLRMTLEAEGYAVRIAGSVETALAALAQLEAHMAIVDLMLPDGDGIALTRELKKRDPSLEVIIITAYGSVRRAMEATKGAGAFHVLEKPFDPEEVLGLVRNALEHRKLLAENTDLRRRLGEQTADSEILFEAPCMQRVMETVSAVADADANVLLIGESGTGKELIANALHERSRRRDGPWVKINCAALPKDLIESELFGHTRGSFTGATAEKPGLLEEAHRGSLLLDEITEMPFDLQAKLLRVLEERIVRRIGGTKAVNVDFRLISSTNRNAEAVVKEGGLRQDLYFRINTVTIQVPPLRERRDDIPLLVRSFFERYVRKHARPMEGIEPEAYRRLMNYPWPGNVRELQHAIEHAILVSRGQQITLADLPESVQRAGGGAAAIAPSEVPSGSLEEIERASILKALETTRWNKQAAAALLGLRRPTLYSKMRKHGIPQRPG
- a CDS encoding P-II family nitrogen regulator yields the protein MKKIEAVIKPFKLDDVKEALTGIGVIGMTVSEVRGFGRQKGHTELYRGGEYTVDFLPKIKVEVVVPDHLAGKVADVIAGAAKTGNIGDGKIFICPVETAIRIRTGERDENAL
- a CDS encoding ammonium transporter — its product is MGAVVASAQQPAAPPASPTASAPAAEAPKAAEAPKIDKGDTAWVLTSSLLVLMMTAPGLALFYAGMVRQKNSLATLMHCFIIAALISVQWVLWGYSLAFGPDKGGIVGGLEWIGLRGVGSEPFPTYAGTIPHQAFMIFQMMFAIITPALIVGAFAERMKFSALILFTLLWATFAYDPLAHWVWGDGGWLKKLGALDFAGGTVVHISSGVSALVCALVIGRRRGYAHQPMPPHSLPLTVTGAALLWVGWFGFNAGSALAADGLAASAFLATNTAAAAAALGWMFTEWLTRGKPTVLGAASGAVAGLVAITPAAGFVGPVASIIIGAIGGALCYSACNFKARLGYDDSLDVVGVHGVGGTWGAIATGLFASKAVNAAGGDGLFYGNPGQLMTQVLAVLATFVLAVVITVIVLKVVDALVGLRVSEEDEVAGLDLSQHSETAYTLGGGSYGEFSSGGAMAEAMRAAEAKVRTAH